One Nitrospira sp. genomic window carries:
- a CDS encoding PAS domain S-box protein, whose product MNRESFFPRWYRRSSVLLNTLSTQGLRAMVELIHGRYLPRLSQAWMRYWMRYSGPSRFGRIATRIATCVTIPQSGSDGVHMLADMSPRGYIAPTARLTHRDLRLGPHVAICDQVRIQQATAGGSIALGEHVYLDNHAFLETGDGGTITIGDYTYLGTGSELSALLSNIRIGRHVMFGSYCRVFPHNHGTEAGFIMQQQSFTSKGDVIIEDDVWLGSGAIVTSGVHIGTGAVIGAGSVVTKHVPANAIVVGNPARIVKYRGMQPPHKKSPNVEFDAVMVRSPDGTIRFWNKGAERLYGWQAGETVGQRSHSLLKTLFPKPLPSIEQELKTVGYWQGELIHIRRDGSRMTVWSRWELRYEEQSSVPTVVEINYPPSVA is encoded by the coding sequence ATGAACCGAGAATCATTTTTCCCCCGGTGGTATCGCCGATCCTCGGTCCTGTTGAACACTTTGTCGACTCAGGGCCTCAGGGCTATGGTGGAGTTGATCCACGGGCGCTATCTTCCTCGACTGTCGCAAGCCTGGATGCGATATTGGATGCGGTACAGCGGGCCCTCGAGGTTCGGCCGAATCGCCACCAGAATTGCGACCTGTGTAACCATTCCCCAATCCGGGTCCGATGGCGTTCATATGCTGGCGGACATGAGTCCACGGGGCTACATTGCCCCTACGGCAAGACTTACGCATCGTGACTTACGGCTTGGCCCCCATGTCGCGATCTGCGATCAAGTCCGCATTCAACAGGCCACCGCCGGCGGGTCGATCGCGCTTGGCGAGCACGTCTATCTGGACAACCATGCGTTTCTCGAAACCGGCGATGGCGGAACCATCACGATCGGTGACTATACCTACCTGGGAACAGGCTCCGAACTCTCGGCCCTCCTGAGCAATATCCGGATCGGACGGCATGTGATGTTCGGATCATACTGCCGGGTGTTTCCTCATAACCACGGGACAGAGGCCGGTTTCATCATGCAACAGCAATCCTTCACTTCCAAAGGGGATGTGATCATCGAGGACGACGTCTGGCTCGGATCCGGAGCGATCGTGACCAGCGGGGTGCACATCGGGACAGGAGCTGTCATTGGTGCCGGTTCGGTTGTAACCAAACATGTACCGGCCAATGCCATTGTCGTGGGAAATCCTGCGCGCATCGTCAAGTATCGAGGCATGCAACCTCCCCACAAGAAGTCGCCGAACGTGGAGTTCGATGCCGTGATGGTCCGGTCGCCGGACGGGACCATTCGCTTCTGGAATAAGGGAGCCGAGCGTCTCTACGGCTGGCAGGCAGGTGAGACCGTGGGCCAGCGCTCCCATAGCCTGTTGAAAACCCTGTTCCCCAAACCTCTACCGAGCATTGAACAGGAACTCAAGACCGTCGGCTATTGGCAAGGCGAACTCATTCATATC